From the Polaribacter huanghezhanensis genome, the window TTCAATATCTTTACGAAAGACAAAATGATGAAAGATTTTACTTTACAAATTATTGGGCATCGAGGGGCTTCTTTTAACGCTCCAGAAAACACGCTTTCTGCAATTCAACTAGCTTGGAATTTGGGAATTAAAAAAGCAGAAATTGATGTACATCTATCAAAAGACTACCAAATTGTTGTCATTCATGATGAAAACACCAAACGACTTACAGGAAAAGATGCTTTGGTTAAAGATCAAACTTTAGCGGAATTACAAGACTTAAGCGTTTGCTTAAAAACAGGTGTTGATAAAATACCGACTCTAAAAGAAGTTCTTGAAACGATTCCAATAGAGAGTACTTTGATTATCGAAATAAAATGTGGAAAAGAAATTATTCCGATTTTAGAACGAGAAGTAGCAAACTATTCTTTTGATGCTTTAGTGTTTATTAGTTTTGATTATGAGGTTATTTCTGAAGTTAAAAAAAGTTTTCCAAACAACAAATCCCTTTGGTTGTTAGATTTAGATTACACAAAAGAGACTGAGAAAGAATATGTCGGAATTGAATCAATTCTAAAAAAAACGAAACAAGCAAATTTAGACGGAATCAACGTTTGGGCTGGAAAAATTGCTGATAAAAACTTTGTAGAGGCCGTAAAAACAGCAAACTTGCTTTTGTATATTTGGTCAACAAATTCTGTGGAGTTGACAAAACATTTTTTAAAACTAGGTGCTGATGCAGTTACGACAGACAGACCAAAATGGATTTTAGATCAACTTTAAAATTGCAAAATTCATGAAAAATAAAGAATTAGAAGAAACGCATTGGGATGTTTTAATCATTGGTGGCGGAGCGACAGGAGTTGGAACTGCAATTGATGCAGCATCTAGAGGTTATAAAACATTGCTTGTTGAGCAAAGTGATTTTGGAAAAGGAACATCCAGTAAAAGCACCAAATTAATTCATGGAGGCGTTCGGTATTTGCAGCAAGGAAACATTTCTCTAGTTTTAGAATCGTTGAAAGAACGAGCGATTTTAAAAAAGAACGCACCTCATATTGTACACGATTTGAATTTTGTTGTTCCGACTTATGATTGGTGGGAAAGTCCATTTTATGGAATCGGACTTAAATTGTACGACATGCTTGCGGGAAAAGAAGGATTTGGGAAATCTGAGTTTTTATCCAAAGAAGAAACGATTTCTTACTTGCCTACGATAGAACAAGAAGGGTTGCAAGGAGGCATTTTGTATCATGATGGACAATTTGACGACACACGTCTACTAATTAGTATGTTGTTAACGGCTGAAAAGCAAGGCGCTACTTTATTGAATTACACAGAATTAATTTCGCTAACCAAAACAAATGATAAAATTAGTGGCGGAATTATTAAAGATGTGCAGACAAAATCGACCTTTGAAATTAAGGCAAAAGTAGTGATCAATGCAACGGGAGTTTTTGCAGATGCCGTTCGAAAAAAAGATCTTTCAGGTGTAAACAACAGAATGACGGGAAGTCGAGGTACTCATATTGTGTTGGATAAGAGTTTCTTAAAGGGAGAAACTGCAATTATGATTCCTCATACCAAAGACGGACGTGTTTTATTTGCTGTTCCTTGGCACGATAAATTGTTGATTGGAACGACAGATATTGAAGTTCAAGAATACAATCTTGATCCTGTTTCAACAGAAGAAGAAATTAATTTTTTATTGAATCACACGGCTAAATACCTTGTTAAAAATCCAACTAAAAAAGATATTAAAAGTGTTTTCTCAGGCTTACGACCTTTGGTGAAAAATGATTCTTCTGAAAGTTCTTCTGAAATATCTAGAGAACATCAAATAGAAATTAGCGAAAACGGATTGGTTAGTATTTTAGGCGGAAAATGGACAACGTATCGAAAAATGGCAAAAGATGTTGTAAACAAAGCTTCTACGTACGCCGGTTTGCCAAGAGTTAAATCAGACACACATAAATTACAATTGAACGGTTTTCATGAAAATTCTGCAGTTTTTGAAGCGTTGAGTATTTATGGATCTGATGCTTTAAAAATAAAGAAAATAAGTGCTGATAATCCTGATTTAAAAGAGAAATTACATCAAGAATATCCAATTATAAAAGCACAAATTGTTTTTGCAGTACGAAATGAAAAGGCCAAGACAATTGAAGATTTTTTAGCAAGAAGAACGCGTCTTTTATTTCTTGATGTAAAAGCGAGCCTTGATGTAGCTCCCGTTGTTGCAGAAATAATGGCAAAAGAATTGGGTACAACTGAAGATTGGATTCAAGAGCAACTTACATCTTATCAAAAAGTGGCAAGTACATATCTTCCGTAGATTTTATCTTGTTTCATCAACAA encodes:
- a CDS encoding glycerophosphodiester phosphodiesterase family protein — translated: MMKDFTLQIIGHRGASFNAPENTLSAIQLAWNLGIKKAEIDVHLSKDYQIVVIHDENTKRLTGKDALVKDQTLAELQDLSVCLKTGVDKIPTLKEVLETIPIESTLIIEIKCGKEIIPILEREVANYSFDALVFISFDYEVISEVKKSFPNNKSLWLLDLDYTKETEKEYVGIESILKKTKQANLDGINVWAGKIADKNFVEAVKTANLLLYIWSTNSVELTKHFLKLGADAVTTDRPKWILDQL
- a CDS encoding glycerol-3-phosphate dehydrogenase/oxidase — protein: MKNKELEETHWDVLIIGGGATGVGTAIDAASRGYKTLLVEQSDFGKGTSSKSTKLIHGGVRYLQQGNISLVLESLKERAILKKNAPHIVHDLNFVVPTYDWWESPFYGIGLKLYDMLAGKEGFGKSEFLSKEETISYLPTIEQEGLQGGILYHDGQFDDTRLLISMLLTAEKQGATLLNYTELISLTKTNDKISGGIIKDVQTKSTFEIKAKVVINATGVFADAVRKKDLSGVNNRMTGSRGTHIVLDKSFLKGETAIMIPHTKDGRVLFAVPWHDKLLIGTTDIEVQEYNLDPVSTEEEINFLLNHTAKYLVKNPTKKDIKSVFSGLRPLVKNDSSESSSEISREHQIEISENGLVSILGGKWTTYRKMAKDVVNKASTYAGLPRVKSDTHKLQLNGFHENSAVFEALSIYGSDALKIKKISADNPDLKEKLHQEYPIIKAQIVFAVRNEKAKTIEDFLARRTRLLFLDVKASLDVAPVVAEIMAKELGTTEDWIQEQLTSYQKVASTYLP